Proteins co-encoded in one Streptomyces diastaticus subsp. diastaticus genomic window:
- a CDS encoding metallophosphoesterase family protein, which produces MSVSRRLVAISDLHIGYAENREIVEGLRPTGEDDWLLVAGDIGEFVHDVEWTLEVLSRHFAKVIWTPGNHELWTPRDDRVQLRGEARYQHLVALCRRLGVVTPEDPYPVWEGADGTSTLIVPLFLGYDYTWRPAGTHTKEQALAYAHETGVVCTDEVLLHPDPYPGRDDWCRARVALTERRLDAERAGRPTVLVNHYPLVREPTRVLHYPEFAQWCGTELTADWHLRYEAAAMVYGHLHIPRTTWHDGVRFEEVSVGYPREWRRRPTPPGRLRTILPAPAGKER; this is translated from the coding sequence ATGTCCGTGAGCAGGCGGCTGGTCGCGATCAGCGACCTCCACATCGGGTACGCGGAGAACCGCGAGATCGTAGAAGGGCTCCGCCCGACGGGCGAGGACGACTGGCTGCTGGTCGCCGGGGACATCGGCGAGTTCGTCCACGACGTGGAGTGGACCCTCGAAGTGCTCAGCCGGCACTTCGCCAAGGTGATCTGGACGCCCGGCAACCACGAGCTGTGGACGCCGCGCGACGACAGGGTCCAACTCCGCGGCGAGGCCCGCTACCAGCATCTGGTCGCCCTCTGCCGCCGCCTCGGCGTGGTCACCCCGGAGGACCCGTACCCGGTCTGGGAGGGCGCGGACGGCACGTCCACGCTGATCGTCCCGCTCTTCCTCGGCTACGACTACACCTGGCGGCCGGCCGGGACCCACACCAAGGAGCAGGCCCTCGCCTACGCGCACGAGACCGGAGTGGTCTGCACCGACGAGGTGCTGCTGCATCCGGACCCGTATCCGGGGCGGGACGACTGGTGCCGGGCCCGAGTCGCCCTCACCGAACGGCGGCTCGACGCCGAGCGGGCGGGCCGCCCGACCGTCCTGGTGAACCACTATCCGCTGGTGCGCGAGCCCACCCGCGTCCTGCACTACCCGGAGTTCGCCCAGTGGTGCGGAACCGAGCTCACCGCCGACTGGCACCTGCGGTACGAGGCCGCCGCCATGGTCTACGGACACCTGCACATCCCCCGGACCACCTGGCACGACGGAGTCCGCTTCGAGGAGGTCTCCGTCGGCTACCCGCGCGAATGGCGGCGCCGCCCGACCCCACCGGGGCGCCTGCGGACCATCCTGCCCGCCCCGGCCGGGAAGGAGCGCTGA
- a CDS encoding 4'-phosphopantetheinyl transferase family protein, whose translation MLGTILPEGLSVVETREEAPEATLYPEEAAVVARAVHKRRAEFATVRHCARRAMAELGLPPAPLLPGERGAPRWPGGVVGSMTHCAGYRAAVVGLASRFRSVGVDAEPHDTLPEGVLDMIALPAERERHTALCHDRPEVHWDRLLFSAKESVYKAWFPLTGRWLDFSEADIVVEPGTGPTGSFAVRLLVPGHTTSGEALTGFSGRWRVEAGVVCTAIAVPAPARSKPPVPRRGPSSAAPTTPPQP comes from the coding sequence ATGCTCGGGACGATCCTGCCCGAAGGGCTGAGCGTGGTGGAGACCCGCGAGGAGGCCCCGGAGGCCACGCTGTACCCGGAGGAGGCGGCTGTCGTCGCCCGCGCCGTGCACAAGCGGCGGGCCGAGTTCGCCACGGTGCGCCACTGCGCGCGCCGGGCCATGGCGGAACTGGGGCTGCCTCCGGCGCCGTTGCTCCCCGGCGAGCGTGGGGCTCCGCGGTGGCCGGGCGGAGTGGTGGGCAGCATGACGCACTGTGCCGGCTACCGGGCGGCGGTGGTCGGCCTGGCCTCCCGGTTCCGCTCGGTGGGGGTCGACGCGGAGCCCCACGACACGCTGCCCGAAGGCGTCCTCGACATGATCGCCCTGCCCGCCGAGCGCGAGCGGCACACGGCCCTGTGCCACGACCGCCCCGAAGTGCACTGGGACCGGCTGCTGTTCAGCGCCAAGGAGAGCGTGTACAAGGCGTGGTTCCCTCTGACGGGGCGCTGGCTGGACTTCTCGGAGGCCGACATCGTCGTCGAGCCGGGGACGGGTCCCACCGGAAGCTTCGCCGTCCGGTTGCTGGTACCGGGTCACACCACGTCCGGTGAGGCGCTCACCGGGTTCTCCGGCCGGTGGCGGGTGGAGGCGGGCGTGGTCTGCACGGCGATCGCCGTCCCCGCGCCCGCGCGGAGCAAGCCCCCGGTTCCCCGCCGGGGCCCGTCCTCCGCCGCGCCGACGACGCCGCCCCAGCCGTAG
- a CDS encoding MarR family winged helix-turn-helix transcriptional regulator gives MGKATHEVEYEQMLLSRHSFLHQRGGRRRDGALERSAYVLLSRLEVQGPMSIGELSEAFGLDASTVNRQTAAVLRAGHVERIPDPEGGMARKFRLTEAGARALREEREGIVSSLERVMGDWAEEDIAAFAAYLRRFNTGIERLGARPWPRP, from the coding sequence ATGGGCAAGGCGACGCACGAGGTCGAGTACGAGCAGATGCTGCTGAGCCGCCACTCCTTCCTTCACCAGCGAGGTGGGCGGCGCCGGGACGGCGCGCTGGAGCGCAGTGCCTACGTCCTGCTCAGCCGGCTCGAGGTGCAGGGCCCGATGTCCATCGGTGAACTGAGTGAGGCGTTCGGTCTGGACGCCTCCACCGTCAACCGGCAGACGGCCGCCGTGCTGCGCGCCGGACACGTCGAGCGCATCCCCGACCCCGAGGGCGGCATGGCCCGCAAGTTCCGCCTGACCGAGGCCGGGGCGCGCGCCCTGCGGGAGGAGCGCGAGGGCATCGTGTCCTCCCTGGAGCGGGTGATGGGCGACTGGGCGGAGGAGGACATCGCCGCCTTCGCCGCCTACCTGCGCCGCTTCAACACGGGGATCGAGCGGCTCGGCGCCCGCCCGTGGCCGCGGCCCTGA
- the manD gene encoding D-mannonate dehydratase ManD translates to MKIVDAKVVVTSPGRNFVTLKLTTDDGLTGLGDATLNGRELAVASYLTDHVAPLLTGLDAHRIEDTWQYLYRGAYWRRGPVTMAAVAAVDVALWDIKAQAAGLPLYQLLGGASRDRIGTYGHANGRDIPELLDSVRARLAEGYPAVRVQTGVPGLRAVYGVHTTDGDGSAVLHQQARPLVEDWDTDAYLRHLPAVFEAVRAEFGPELPLLHDAHHRLTPIQAARLGRDLEPYRPFWLEDCTPAENQEALCLVRHHTTTPLAVGEVFNTVHDYQTLITEQLIDYARSAVTHFGGVTPLRKLFDFAAQYQVKSAIHGPEDISPVGMAAALHLDLAVHNFGIQEYSGHTPLTHEVFPHAYTFTDGHLHPGDAPGLGVRLDEELAAAHPYEAAYLPVNRLQDGTLHDW, encoded by the coding sequence ATGAAGATCGTCGACGCCAAGGTCGTCGTCACCAGCCCCGGACGCAACTTCGTCACGCTCAAGCTGACGACCGACGACGGCCTGACGGGACTCGGTGACGCCACCTTGAACGGGCGCGAACTGGCCGTCGCCAGCTACCTGACGGACCATGTCGCGCCGCTGCTGACCGGCCTGGACGCGCACCGGATCGAGGACACCTGGCAGTACCTGTACCGGGGCGCGTACTGGCGGCGCGGCCCCGTCACCATGGCCGCCGTCGCCGCCGTCGACGTCGCCCTGTGGGACATCAAGGCACAGGCCGCCGGACTCCCCCTGTACCAGCTCCTGGGCGGCGCCAGCCGCGACCGGATCGGCACCTACGGCCACGCCAACGGCCGCGACATCCCCGAACTGCTCGACTCCGTCCGCGCCCGGCTCGCCGAGGGCTACCCCGCGGTCCGCGTCCAGACCGGCGTCCCGGGCCTGCGGGCCGTGTACGGCGTCCACACCACCGACGGCGACGGCTCGGCCGTCCTCCACCAGCAGGCCCGCCCGCTGGTGGAGGACTGGGACACCGACGCGTACCTGCGCCACCTGCCGGCCGTCTTCGAGGCGGTCCGCGCGGAGTTCGGCCCCGAGCTGCCGCTGCTGCACGACGCCCATCACCGGCTCACGCCGATCCAGGCGGCCCGTCTCGGCAGGGACCTGGAGCCGTACCGGCCGTTCTGGCTGGAGGACTGCACCCCGGCGGAGAACCAGGAGGCGCTGTGCCTGGTCCGCCACCACACCACCACACCGCTGGCGGTCGGCGAGGTGTTCAACACCGTCCACGACTACCAGACCCTCATCACCGAGCAGCTCATCGACTACGCCCGCTCGGCCGTCACCCACTTCGGCGGCGTCACCCCGCTCCGCAAACTCTTCGACTTCGCCGCCCAGTACCAGGTCAAGTCCGCGATCCACGGACCCGAGGACATCTCGCCCGTGGGCATGGCGGCCGCCCTCCACCTGGACCTGGCCGTCCACAACTTCGGCATCCAGGAGTACTCCGGCCACACCCCGCTCACCCACGAGGTCTTCCCGCACGCCTACACCTTCACCGACGGCCACCTCCACCCCGGTGACGCCCCCGGCCTGGGTGTCCGGCTCGACGAGGAACTGGCCGCCGCCCACCCCTACGAGGCGGCGTACCTGCCGGTCAACCGCCTCCAGGACGGCACCCTGCACGACTGGTGA
- a CDS encoding IS110 family transposase: MFEIEDVGVFLGLDVGKSAHHGHGLTLAGKKVFDKPLPNSEPKLRAVFDKLTAKFGTVLVIVDQPASIGALPLTVARDAGCRVAYLPGLAMRRIADLYPGEAKTDAKDAAVIADAARTMPHTLRSLELTDEITAELTVLVGFDQDLAAEATRTSNRIRGLLTQFHPSLERVLGPRLDHQAITWLLERYGSPAALRKAGRRRLVELIRPKAPRMAARLIDDVFDALDEQTVVVPGTGTLDIVVPSLAASLTAVHTQRRAMEAQINTLLEAHPLSPVLTSMPGVGVRTAAVLLTTVGDGTSYPTAAHLASYAGLAPTTKQSGTSIHGEHAPRGGNRQLKRAMFLSAFACMNADPASRAYYDKQRARGKTHTQALLRLARQRVSVLFAMLRDGTFYQSRTPNDVELAA, from the coding sequence ATGTTCGAGATCGAAGACGTGGGCGTGTTCCTCGGTTTGGACGTTGGCAAGTCCGCTCACCACGGCCACGGGCTCACCCTGGCGGGCAAAAAGGTCTTCGACAAGCCGCTGCCCAACAGCGAGCCGAAACTGCGGGCCGTCTTCGACAAGCTGACCGCGAAGTTCGGCACCGTGTTGGTGATCGTGGACCAGCCCGCCTCCATCGGCGCCCTGCCGTTGACCGTCGCCCGCGACGCGGGCTGCCGCGTCGCCTACCTGCCCGGCCTGGCCATGCGCCGCATCGCCGACCTCTACCCCGGAGAGGCCAAGACCGACGCCAAGGACGCGGCCGTCATCGCGGACGCCGCACGGACGATGCCGCACACCCTGCGCTCCCTGGAACTGACCGACGAGATCACTGCCGAGCTGACCGTCCTGGTCGGCTTCGACCAGGACCTCGCCGCCGAGGCCACCCGCACCAGCAACCGGATACGCGGCCTGCTCACCCAGTTCCACCCCAGCCTGGAACGCGTCCTCGGACCACGTCTGGACCACCAGGCAATCACCTGGCTCCTGGAGCGCTATGGCTCCCCGGCCGCCCTGCGCAAGGCCGGCCGCCGCCGGCTCGTGGAACTGATCCGCCCGAAGGCCCCGCGCATGGCCGCCCGACTGATCGATGACGTCTTCGACGCGCTCGACGAGCAGACCGTCGTCGTCCCGGGCACCGGCACCCTGGACATCGTCGTCCCCTCCCTGGCCGCTTCCCTGACCGCCGTGCACACCCAGCGCAGGGCGATGGAAGCCCAGATCAACACGCTGCTGGAGGCCCACCCTCTTTCCCCGGTCCTGACCTCGATGCCCGGCGTCGGCGTCAGGACCGCCGCCGTCCTGCTGACCACCGTCGGCGACGGCACCAGCTACCCCACCGCCGCCCACCTGGCCTCCTACGCCGGCCTCGCCCCCACCACGAAACAGTCGGGAACCTCCATCCACGGCGAACACGCACCCCGAGGCGGCAACCGGCAACTCAAACGGGCGATGTTCCTGTCCGCCTTCGCCTGCATGAACGCCGATCCCGCCTCCCGTGCCTACTACGACAAGCAACGAGCCCGCGGCAAGACCCATACCCAGGCCCTCCTCCGCCTCGCCCGCCAACGCGTCAGCGTCCTGTTCGCCATGCTCCGCGACGGCACCTTCTACCAATCCCGGACACCGAACGACGTCGAGCTCGCCGCATAA
- a CDS encoding DUF1796 family putative cysteine peptidase, translating into MDPHRTHVPAGPGDRPFDACVGLGYHCETTYQLRRITGVDRAHFFDWLDLDLDAVTEAVRGDFRDVLRPGAVEPFGDGRCALDRGSDIRFFHDFSPSDGERLTQADIDTQLPGVRAKFAALAERWRELAASPAHVLHVHLDAFDEASADDVRRLRAVLAAHHPGHACTLLWLRRTPPADADALPPGILPRTVAAAPGRWQGDDHAWDAVFGGLRVPRPALPEAGDV; encoded by the coding sequence GTGGACCCCCACCGCACCCACGTACCGGCCGGCCCCGGCGACCGCCCCTTCGACGCCTGCGTCGGCCTCGGCTACCACTGCGAGACCACCTACCAACTCCGCCGCATCACCGGCGTGGACCGCGCCCACTTCTTCGACTGGCTCGACCTCGACCTGGACGCGGTCACCGAAGCCGTGCGGGGCGACTTCCGTGACGTCCTGCGCCCCGGCGCCGTCGAACCCTTCGGCGACGGACGGTGCGCACTGGACCGGGGCAGCGACATCCGCTTCTTCCACGACTTCAGCCCGAGCGACGGAGAGCGGCTCACCCAGGCCGACATCGACACCCAACTCCCGGGCGTGCGAGCCAAATTCGCTGCCCTCGCGGAACGCTGGCGAGAACTGGCGGCCTCCCCGGCACACGTCCTCCACGTCCACCTCGACGCCTTCGACGAGGCGAGCGCCGACGACGTGCGGCGGCTGCGCGCGGTCCTCGCCGCCCACCACCCCGGCCACGCCTGCACCCTCCTGTGGCTGCGCCGGACCCCGCCCGCCGACGCGGACGCCCTGCCGCCCGGCATCCTCCCGCGCACCGTCGCCGCCGCCCCGGGCCGCTGGCAGGGCGACGACCACGCCTGGGACGCCGTCTTCGGCGGCCTGCGCGTCCCCCGCCCCGCCCTCCCCGAAGCAGGTGACGTATGA
- a CDS encoding MFS transporter — translation MAAPQPTTRPGAVVATLAFAGTTAAIMQTLVTPLIAELPRILSTSVSDATWVITVTLLVSAVCVPVVGRLGDLLGKRRMLLACSVPLMAGSVVCALADSVVPMIVGRGLQGMGMGMVPLGIALLRDVVPKERLSSSIALVSASMGIGGGLGLPLAAAVAQYADWRALFWGSAALAAVIAALIWFLVPSVPASAKGQRFDGVGAAGLGAGLVCLLLAVSKGAEWGWGSATTLGLFTAAVLILLSWGAWELRITDPLVDLRTAGRPRVLLTNLASVFVGFAMYASMLVMPQLLQFPEATGYGLGQSILAAGLWMAPGGIMMMVVSPYGGKLTNARGPKFTLITGVLVIAAGYGLSVALMGSAWGVMLAIMVINSGVGLAYGSMPALIMSSVPLSETAAANSFNTLMRSLGTSVGAAVMGVVLSQMTVETGGTALTSESGFRTGLLIGCGVALVSAAVASAIPAMRGIRDEAAPAAQRSPAGV, via the coding sequence ATGGCCGCCCCGCAGCCCACCACCCGGCCCGGCGCGGTCGTCGCCACTCTGGCGTTCGCCGGGACCACGGCCGCGATCATGCAGACGCTGGTCACCCCGCTCATCGCGGAGTTGCCCCGCATCCTCTCCACGTCGGTCTCCGACGCGACCTGGGTGATCACGGTGACCCTCCTGGTCTCCGCGGTGTGCGTGCCGGTCGTCGGCCGCCTCGGCGACCTGCTGGGCAAGCGCCGGATGCTGCTGGCCTGTTCGGTGCCGCTGATGGCCGGGTCCGTGGTCTGCGCGCTCGCCGACTCGGTGGTGCCGATGATCGTCGGCCGGGGCTTGCAGGGGATGGGCATGGGGATGGTGCCGCTCGGCATCGCCCTGCTGCGCGACGTGGTGCCCAAGGAACGACTCAGCTCCTCGATCGCCCTGGTCAGCGCCTCCATGGGGATCGGCGGCGGACTGGGCCTGCCGCTCGCCGCGGCCGTCGCCCAGTACGCCGACTGGCGGGCGCTCTTCTGGGGTTCGGCCGCCCTGGCCGCGGTGATCGCGGCGCTGATCTGGTTCCTCGTCCCGAGCGTGCCCGCCTCCGCCAAGGGCCAGCGGTTCGACGGGGTGGGCGCGGCCGGCCTGGGCGCGGGCCTGGTCTGCCTCCTGCTCGCCGTCTCCAAGGGAGCCGAGTGGGGATGGGGTTCGGCCACCACGCTGGGCCTGTTCACGGCCGCCGTCCTGATCCTGCTGAGCTGGGGGGCGTGGGAACTACGGATCACCGATCCCCTGGTGGACCTGCGCACGGCAGGGCGGCCGCGCGTCCTGCTCACCAACCTCGCCTCGGTCTTCGTCGGCTTCGCCATGTACGCGAGCATGCTGGTGATGCCCCAGCTGCTCCAGTTCCCCGAGGCCACCGGGTACGGCCTGGGTCAGTCGATCCTCGCGGCGGGGCTCTGGATGGCCCCGGGCGGCATCATGATGATGGTGGTCTCGCCGTACGGCGGGAAGCTCACCAACGCGCGCGGCCCGAAGTTCACCCTGATCACCGGCGTCCTGGTGATCGCCGCCGGTTACGGGCTCTCGGTCGCCCTGATGGGCTCGGCGTGGGGCGTCATGCTCGCCATCATGGTGATCAACAGTGGGGTCGGTCTCGCCTACGGCTCGATGCCCGCCCTCATCATGAGTTCCGTACCGCTCTCCGAGACCGCCGCGGCCAACAGTTTCAACACCCTGATGCGTTCGCTCGGCACATCCGTGGGGGCCGCGGTGATGGGGGTGGTCCTCTCCCAGATGACGGTGGAAACGGGCGGCACCGCTCTGACCTCCGAGAGCGGATTCCGTACCGGGCTGCTGATCGGCTGCGGTGTCGCGCTCGTTTCCGCGGCCGTCGCCTCAGCCATTCCCGCGATGCGTGGCATCCGGGACGAGGCGGCACCGGCGGCGCAGAGGTCACCCGCCGGAGTGTGA
- a CDS encoding carbohydrate ABC transporter permease: MTTATGPVPAPTATARDRRRRAASAARLTAVVLVVLVLALPMVWMFAAAFKTNVQVTDPSVGLWFTPTLENFRAVFEAGQIVRSMGNSLLVGVVSTVLSAVIAVPAAWAVGRFAMHRTASVILVARIVPAISLLVPWYYLFAQLGLVGSYTALVLSHMFVSVPLIMWIMISFFAGLPVELEEAAQVDGLSAFGAFWRITLPLAAPGTATASLLAFVFSWNNFMFALVFADDSTQTVPVTLFNFISYASTDWGGLMAATTLITVPVVLAALLGQKYLVAGLTSGASKG; encoded by the coding sequence ATGACCACTGCAACCGGACCCGTTCCGGCGCCCACCGCCACGGCCCGCGACCGGCGCCGCCGGGCCGCCTCCGCCGCCCGGCTGACCGCCGTCGTCCTGGTGGTGCTCGTCCTCGCCCTGCCGATGGTGTGGATGTTCGCCGCCGCGTTCAAGACCAACGTGCAGGTCACCGACCCGTCAGTGGGCCTGTGGTTCACCCCGACGCTGGAGAACTTCCGGGCCGTCTTCGAGGCCGGGCAGATCGTCCGCTCGATGGGCAACTCGCTGCTGGTCGGCGTGGTCTCCACGGTCCTGTCCGCGGTGATCGCCGTTCCCGCCGCCTGGGCGGTGGGCCGCTTCGCGATGCACCGCACGGCCTCGGTGATCCTGGTCGCCCGCATCGTCCCGGCCATCTCGCTGCTGGTGCCCTGGTACTACCTGTTCGCGCAACTGGGCCTCGTCGGCTCCTACACGGCGCTCGTGCTGAGCCACATGTTCGTCTCCGTGCCGCTCATCATGTGGATCATGATCAGCTTCTTCGCCGGACTGCCGGTGGAGCTGGAGGAGGCGGCACAGGTGGACGGCCTGAGCGCCTTCGGTGCCTTCTGGCGGATCACGCTGCCCCTCGCGGCACCCGGCACGGCCACCGCCTCCCTGCTGGCCTTCGTCTTCAGCTGGAACAACTTCATGTTCGCCCTGGTCTTCGCCGACGACAGCACCCAGACGGTGCCGGTGACCCTCTTCAACTTCATCTCCTACGCCAGCACCGACTGGGGCGGGCTCATGGCCGCCACGACCCTGATCACCGTGCCCGTGGTCCTGGCCGCCCTGCTGGGCCAGAAGTACCTCGTCGCCGGACTCACCTCCGGTGCCTCCAAGGGCTGA
- a CDS encoding IS110 family transposase codes for MFEIEDVGVFLGLDVGKSAHHGHGLTLAGKKVFDKPLPNSEPKLRAVFDKLTAKFGTVLVIVDQPASIGALPLTVARDAGCRVAYLPGLAMRRIADLYPGEAKTDAKDAAVIADAARTMPHTLRSLELTDEITAELTVLVGFDQDLAAEATRTSNRIRGLLTQFHPSLERVLGPRLDHQAITWLLERYGSPAALRKAGRRRLVELIRPKAPRMAARLIDDVFDALDEQTVVVPGTGTLDIVVPSLAASLTAVHTQRRAMEAQINTLLEAHPLSPVLTSMPGVGVRTAAVLLVTVGDGTSYPTAAHLASYAGLAPTTKQSGTSIHGEHAPRGGNRQLKRAMFLSAFACMNADPASRAYYDKQRARGKTHTQALLRLARQRVSVLFAMLRDGTFYQSRTPNDVELAA; via the coding sequence ATGTTCGAGATCGAAGACGTGGGCGTGTTCCTCGGTTTGGACGTTGGCAAGTCCGCTCACCACGGCCACGGGCTCACCCTGGCGGGCAAAAAGGTCTTCGACAAGCCGCTGCCCAACAGCGAGCCGAAACTGCGGGCCGTCTTCGACAAGCTGACCGCGAAGTTCGGCACCGTGTTGGTGATCGTGGACCAGCCCGCCTCCATCGGCGCCCTGCCGTTGACCGTCGCCCGCGACGCGGGCTGCCGCGTCGCCTACCTGCCCGGCCTGGCCATGCGCCGCATCGCCGACCTCTACCCCGGAGAGGCCAAGACCGACGCCAAGGACGCGGCCGTCATCGCGGACGCCGCACGGACGATGCCGCACACCCTGCGCTCCCTGGAACTGACCGACGAGATCACTGCCGAGCTGACCGTCCTGGTCGGCTTCGACCAGGACCTCGCCGCCGAGGCCACCCGCACCAGCAACCGGATACGCGGCCTGCTCACCCAGTTCCACCCCAGCCTGGAACGCGTCCTCGGACCACGTCTGGACCACCAGGCAATCACCTGGCTCCTGGAGCGCTATGGCTCCCCGGCCGCCCTGCGCAAGGCCGGCCGCCGCCGGCTCGTGGAACTGATCCGCCCGAAGGCCCCGCGCATGGCCGCCCGACTGATCGATGACGTCTTCGACGCGCTCGACGAGCAGACCGTCGTCGTCCCGGGCACCGGCACCCTGGACATCGTCGTCCCCTCCCTGGCCGCTTCCCTGACCGCCGTGCACACCCAGCGCAGGGCGATGGAAGCCCAGATCAACACGCTGCTGGAGGCCCACCCTCTTTCCCCGGTCCTGACCTCGATGCCCGGCGTCGGCGTCAGGACCGCCGCCGTCCTGCTGGTCACCGTCGGCGACGGCACCAGCTACCCCACCGCTGCCCACCTGGCCTCCTACGCTGGCCTCGCCCCCACCACGAAGCAGTCGGGAACCTCCATCCACGGCGAACACGCACCCCGAGGCGGCAACCGGCAACTCAAACGGGCGATGTTCCTGTCCGCCTTCGCCTGCATGAACGCCGATCCCGCCTCCCGTGCCTACTACGACAAGCAACGAGCCCGCGGCAAGACCCATACCCAGGCCCTCCTCCGCCTCGCCCGCCAACGCGTCAGCGTCCTGTTCGCCATGCTCCGCGACGGCACCTTCTACCAATCCAGGACACCGAACGACGTCGAGCTCGCCGCATAA
- a CDS encoding SAM-dependent methyltransferase, whose amino-acid sequence MIDVLVCVRVEDAVLEFLTVLSREPRDEAVVVLADPDLTVTLPARAGTAERLALLAPHLRPPVQPPSSGPRHLAERVRAATAGREATVWTHSPADNREARARLGRDTVRAAHGLPVRHAVGHSPYLQVVSDEDVPLTPELAEAKREFVNHHGQSLLASGSPQYRVDTARVPASERFFRSDPAEAVRLYALLASLGEDAAEVDDPWEFAASPYERARLDATLAWTGRHCTPGTEPLIEVGACEGALTRRLLAAGHRVHATEPNDRFRRRLTAALAAAKRVRVSAAGLKELADGAGPHGPHLLIEMLYYGQEPALIDRLPADLVLLALEPEALRATVRPWLAVSPHWEVTDETVLVPPRLEAVCGGRAYLTKRGSHGLALRRTSPPTAGHAPR is encoded by the coding sequence GTGATCGATGTCTTGGTGTGCGTCCGTGTCGAGGACGCCGTACTCGAATTCCTCACCGTACTGAGCCGGGAACCGCGCGACGAGGCCGTGGTGGTGCTGGCCGATCCCGACCTCACCGTCACCCTTCCCGCCCGCGCGGGCACCGCCGAACGGCTCGCCCTGCTCGCGCCGCACCTGCGTCCCCCCGTGCAGCCGCCCTCCTCAGGGCCCCGGCACCTCGCCGAGCGCGTCCGTGCCGCGACCGCCGGACGCGAGGCGACGGTGTGGACGCATTCCCCCGCCGACAACCGGGAGGCGCGCGCCCGGCTGGGGCGGGACACCGTCCGTGCCGCGCACGGCCTGCCGGTGCGCCACGCGGTCGGCCACTCGCCGTACCTTCAGGTGGTCAGCGACGAGGACGTACCACTCACGCCGGAACTCGCCGAGGCGAAAAGGGAGTTCGTCAATCATCACGGGCAGTCCCTGCTCGCCTCCGGCTCCCCGCAGTACCGGGTCGACACCGCGCGTGTCCCGGCCTCCGAGCGCTTCTTCCGCTCGGACCCCGCCGAGGCCGTCCGCCTGTACGCGCTCCTGGCCAGCCTGGGAGAGGACGCCGCGGAGGTCGACGACCCGTGGGAGTTCGCTGCCTCGCCGTACGAACGCGCCCGGCTGGACGCCACCCTCGCCTGGACCGGGCGCCACTGCACGCCGGGGACGGAGCCGCTGATCGAGGTCGGCGCCTGCGAGGGCGCTCTGACCCGCCGTCTGCTCGCGGCCGGTCACCGGGTGCACGCCACCGAACCCAACGACCGCTTCCGGCGCCGCCTGACCGCCGCCCTCGCCGCGGCCAAGCGCGTGCGGGTCTCGGCAGCGGGGCTGAAGGAGCTGGCCGACGGCGCCGGACCACACGGCCCCCACCTCTTGATCGAGATGCTCTACTACGGCCAGGAGCCGGCCCTCATCGACCGGCTCCCGGCCGACCTCGTCCTCCTCGCCCTCGAACCCGAGGCCCTGCGCGCCACCGTCCGGCCCTGGCTCGCCGTCTCCCCGCACTGGGAGGTGACCGACGAGACCGTCCTGGTGCCGCCCCGCCTCGAAGCGGTCTGCGGTGGCCGCGCCTACCTCACCAAGCGCGGCAGCCACGGCCTGGCCCTGCGCCGGACCAGTCCGCCCACCGCCGGCCACGCGCCCCGCTGA